A region from the Halobellus litoreus genome encodes:
- a CDS encoding RAD55 family ATPase — MRIPSGVSGFDHLIQGGFLPGRLYVLSGPPGSGKTTFTAQFVAEGLRNGENCLYVTMHESRAELVEDMSGYGFGFETLAGSEQFRFVNLANKKGKRLLSQSSPSSNPSSVQSLTDKIVAFVNSREIDRLVIDSTMLLELFFTDGDEEMARFLTALKGCDATTLLISEMTDPSAYSDEHFLAHGVVFFHNYLEATGMTRGIQVVKMRGTDIDCDIRSLRFTDEGLVVDPTNRVDF, encoded by the coding sequence ATGCGGATACCGAGCGGCGTCAGCGGGTTCGATCACCTGATCCAGGGGGGGTTCCTTCCCGGTCGGCTGTACGTGCTCTCCGGCCCGCCGGGAAGCGGGAAGACGACGTTCACCGCCCAGTTCGTCGCCGAGGGGCTCAGAAACGGGGAGAACTGCCTGTACGTCACGATGCACGAGTCCCGCGCGGAACTCGTCGAAGATATGTCGGGCTACGGGTTCGGCTTCGAGACGCTCGCGGGCTCAGAGCAGTTCCGCTTCGTCAACCTCGCGAACAAGAAGGGCAAGCGCCTGCTGAGTCAGTCCTCGCCGAGCAGCAATCCCTCGAGCGTCCAGAGCTTGACGGACAAGATCGTCGCGTTCGTGAACTCCCGGGAGATCGATCGACTGGTGATCGACTCGACGATGCTCCTGGAACTGTTCTTCACCGACGGCGACGAGGAGATGGCGCGGTTCCTCACCGCGCTGAAGGGCTGTGACGCGACGACGCTCCTCATCTCGGAGATGACCGACCCGAGCGCGTACTCCGACGAGCACTTCCTCGCGCACGGCGTCGTCTTCTTCCACAACTACCTGGAGGCCACCGGGATGACCCGCGGGATACAGGTCGTAAAGATGCGCGGGACCGACATCGACTGCGACATCCGGTCGCTGCGGTTCACCGACGAAGGACTCGTCGTCGATCCGACGAACCGCGTGGACTTCTGA
- a CDS encoding universal stress protein — protein MFGRILLPTDGTDSMDAVVQTAADIADLRGADVHVLYVIDDRAFLTLHDEMKTDVLAELEGEGEAATDRAATRLREAGIEVTTAIREGDPADQILAYAETIDADLITMGTRSGDYTNNLMGSVSQKVVARSTTPVLTTNLTTEE, from the coding sequence ATGTTCGGAAGAATCTTGCTGCCGACGGACGGGACCGACTCGATGGATGCGGTCGTCCAGACCGCGGCCGACATCGCCGATCTGCGCGGTGCCGACGTCCACGTCCTCTACGTCATCGACGACAGAGCGTTCCTCACCCTGCACGACGAGATGAAGACGGACGTGCTCGCGGAACTCGAAGGCGAAGGCGAGGCGGCGACCGACCGGGCGGCGACGCGACTCCGCGAGGCCGGAATCGAGGTCACGACGGCGATCCGCGAGGGCGACCCCGCGGACCAGATCCTCGCGTACGCCGAAACCATCGACGCGGACCTCATCACGATGGGCACCCGCAGCGGCGACTACACGAACAATCTGATGGGGAGCGTCTCCCAGAAGGTCGTCGCCCGCTCGACGACGCCGGTGCTGACGACGAACCTCACCACGGAGGAGTGA
- a CDS encoding NAD(P)/FAD-dependent oxidoreductase encodes MTDRTDPPKRVGIVGAGAAGVGAAYALRDADATVTIVEKSGGVCGRGATRRKNGCRYDHGANYLKDADRRTESLLRELGDDGLVEIEEPVWTFDADGEIGPGDGRDSRKWTWTEGITQLAKRLLERTDATVHRRTRIVEIERGGANGGNGRTEGVDEGLDRSDGDNDGSEGDETTNSNGRRTRQDTWTLVDADGERHGSFDVLLLTPPAPQTAELLRATDWNGDRLDPVVEAVESVPYRTIRTVVLHYPFRESYPWYGLVNPDKEHAIGWLSREECKAGHVPDGESLLIVQMSPAWSSERYDDPIAGVADDVADRVSALLGDERYRDPDWVDDQGWRYALPDAGVDRETVERVEDAGLYVAGDWVIGEGRVPKALWNGHEIGERIATDAL; translated from the coding sequence GTGACAGACCGAACCGACCCACCGAAACGCGTCGGAATCGTCGGCGCGGGCGCGGCGGGCGTCGGCGCGGCGTACGCGCTCCGCGACGCCGACGCGACCGTGACGATCGTCGAGAAGAGCGGCGGCGTCTGCGGCCGTGGGGCGACGCGTCGGAAGAACGGGTGTCGGTACGACCACGGCGCGAATTACCTGAAAGACGCGGACCGACGGACCGAATCACTGCTCCGGGAACTCGGCGACGACGGTCTCGTCGAAATCGAGGAACCGGTCTGGACGTTCGACGCCGACGGCGAGATCGGTCCGGGCGACGGCCGCGACTCCCGGAAGTGGACGTGGACCGAGGGCATCACGCAGTTGGCCAAGCGGCTCCTCGAGCGGACCGACGCGACGGTCCACCGGCGGACGCGGATCGTGGAGATCGAACGCGGGGGGGCCAACGGCGGCAATGGCAGGACCGAGGGGGTCGACGAGGGCCTCGACAGGAGCGACGGCGACAACGACGGGAGCGAGGGCGACGAGACGACCAACTCGAACGGGCGGAGAACGCGACAGGACACCTGGACGCTCGTCGACGCGGACGGGGAGCGCCACGGTTCGTTCGACGTGCTCCTCCTGACTCCGCCGGCCCCGCAGACGGCCGAGTTGCTGCGAGCGACGGACTGGAACGGGGACCGACTCGACCCGGTCGTCGAGGCCGTAGAGAGCGTCCCGTACCGGACCATTCGCACGGTCGTGCTTCATTACCCCTTCCGCGAGTCGTACCCCTGGTACGGCCTCGTGAACCCCGACAAGGAGCACGCGATCGGGTGGCTCTCCCGCGAGGAGTGCAAGGCCGGTCACGTCCCCGACGGCGAGAGCCTCCTGATCGTCCAGATGAGTCCCGCGTGGTCGAGCGAACGGTACGATGATCCGATCGCCGGGGTCGCCGACGACGTCGCCGACCGGGTTTCGGCCCTCCTCGGCGACGAACGCTACCGCGATCCCGATTGGGTCGACGACCAGGGCTGGCGCTACGCGCTCCCCGATGCGGGGGTCGATCGGGAGACGGTCGAACGCGTCGAGGACGCCGGGCTCTACGTCGCCGGCGACTGGGTCATCGGCGAGGGGCGAGTACCCAAGGCGCTCTGGAACGGCCACGAGATCGGCGAACGGATCGCCACGGACGCGCTGTAA
- the msrB gene encoding peptide-methionine (R)-S-oxide reductase MsrB, translated as MANDTADELPASDSEWRERLTDEEYEILRERGTEPKFSGEYLDVHEDGTFRCAGCGAALFDSETKFDSGSGWPSFFDANEDAIETETDTRHGMRRIEVLCRNCGGHLGHVFDDGPEPTGKRYCINSAALDFDAEE; from the coding sequence ATGGCGAACGACACGGCCGACGAGCTGCCGGCCTCAGACTCGGAGTGGCGCGAGCGACTCACCGACGAGGAGTACGAGATCCTGCGCGAGCGCGGCACCGAACCGAAGTTCAGCGGCGAGTACCTCGACGTTCACGAGGACGGGACGTTCAGGTGTGCCGGCTGTGGGGCCGCCCTCTTCGACAGCGAGACGAAGTTCGATTCCGGGTCGGGGTGGCCCTCCTTCTTCGACGCCAACGAGGATGCGATCGAGACGGAAACCGACACGCGACACGGGATGCGCCGGATCGAAGTGCTGTGTCGAAACTGCGGCGGCCACTTGGGGCACGTCTTCGACGACGGCCCTGAGCCGACCGGCAAACGCTACTGCATCAACTCGGCCGCGCTGGATTTCGACGCCGAGGAGTGA
- a CDS encoding CehA/McbA family metallohydrolase — protein MSLTVRIDPHVHSDASYDASDPSELLLEQAAEIGLDAVVITDHDVIHESIRAAELAPMYGLVGIPGVEVSTADGHLLALGIEEMPPRRAPMGETAAWVRDRGGVAIVPHPFQRSRHGVRRNRLETVDPDAIEVYNSWAFTGWKNRRARRYADTFGYPGVAGSDAHKVGYVGRAYTEIEIDDVTRAELTGDIVLDAIRNGATRVEGRRTPIPMSARHYAGAGAKKSGFYAKYGAYRSGALAKTGVLGAARMLYRLSPLSG, from the coding sequence GTGTCGCTCACCGTTAGAATCGATCCACACGTCCACTCGGACGCCTCCTACGACGCGTCGGATCCCTCGGAGTTGCTCTTAGAACAGGCCGCAGAGATCGGGCTCGACGCCGTCGTGATCACGGACCACGACGTCATCCACGAGTCGATCCGAGCGGCGGAGTTGGCGCCGATGTACGGCCTGGTCGGTATCCCTGGGGTCGAGGTCTCGACCGCGGACGGCCACCTGCTCGCGCTCGGCATCGAGGAGATGCCGCCGCGGCGCGCTCCGATGGGCGAGACCGCGGCGTGGGTGCGCGACCGCGGCGGCGTCGCCATCGTCCCCCACCCCTTCCAGCGCAGCCGACACGGCGTCCGTAGGAACCGCCTGGAGACCGTCGATCCCGACGCGATCGAGGTGTACAACTCCTGGGCGTTCACCGGGTGGAAGAACCGCCGAGCGCGACGGTACGCAGACACGTTCGGCTACCCCGGCGTCGCCGGCAGCGACGCACACAAGGTGGGATACGTCGGCCGCGCGTACACGGAGATCGAGATCGACGACGTCACCCGCGCCGAGTTGACGGGCGATATCGTGTTGGACGCTATCAGGAACGGCGCGACCCGGGTCGAGGGGCGACGGACCCCGATCCCGATGTCGGCGCGCCACTACGCCGGCGCGGGAGCGAAGAAGAGCGGGTTCTACGCGAAGTACGGCGCATACCGGAGCGGCGCGCTGGCGAAGACCGGCGTGCTCGGAGCCGCGCGGATGCTCTATCGGCTCTCGCCGCTCTCTGGATAG
- a CDS encoding VOC family protein translates to MKRRHSPVAKLGHVAAHTPDLDESLWFFNEVMGLQVTERDGDTAYLRGMRDWEHHTLSLTESGKSGVDHFAFRTANEEALDELEQQFEAEGEEITHVEAGEENGIGEAIRVEKFGHNYEFYWDVEKPDAPEGQRSGLRNRVYSESVGNRIAPRRIDHIHVNDPGQNAFDHDEWLRETMNFQLNERFEAENGEYWGWWYAVTPLPHDIAIHREPEDDPTQFHHVAYHLDSLQDLWTAGDICSEHGIEINNRSDGPAMHAITRADCMYVKDPASGLRLELFAGPGYLNFEPDWEPIEWKEETLGGPTNHQWHGGGPTWDGIDYV, encoded by the coding sequence ATGAAACGACGACACTCACCCGTTGCAAAGCTCGGACACGTCGCAGCACACACCCCAGACCTCGACGAATCGCTGTGGTTCTTCAACGAGGTGATGGGCCTGCAGGTCACCGAACGCGACGGCGACACCGCCTATCTCCGCGGGATGCGCGACTGGGAACACCACACGCTCAGCCTCACCGAGAGCGGGAAGAGCGGCGTGGACCACTTCGCGTTCCGAACCGCCAACGAGGAGGCGCTCGACGAACTCGAACAGCAGTTCGAGGCGGAGGGCGAGGAAATCACCCACGTCGAGGCCGGCGAGGAGAACGGCATCGGCGAGGCGATCCGCGTCGAGAAGTTCGGCCACAACTACGAGTTCTACTGGGACGTCGAGAAACCCGACGCGCCCGAGGGCCAGCGGTCGGGGCTCAGAAACCGCGTCTACAGCGAGTCCGTCGGGAACCGGATCGCGCCGCGGCGGATCGACCACATCCACGTGAACGATCCCGGTCAGAACGCGTTCGACCACGACGAGTGGCTGCGGGAGACGATGAACTTCCAGTTGAACGAGCGCTTCGAGGCCGAGAACGGCGAGTACTGGGGCTGGTGGTACGCCGTCACCCCGCTCCCGCACGACATCGCCATCCACCGCGAACCCGAAGACGACCCGACCCAGTTCCACCACGTCGCCTACCACCTCGACAGCCTCCAGGACCTCTGGACCGCGGGCGACATCTGCAGCGAGCACGGCATCGAGATCAACAACCGCAGCGACGGTCCGGCGATGCACGCGATCACGCGCGCGGACTGTATGTACGTGAAGGATCCCGCGAGCGGCCTCCGCCTGGAGCTGTTCGCCGGTCCGGGCTACCTCAACTTCGAGCCCGACTGGGAGCCGATCGAGTGGAAGGAGGAGACCCTCGGTGGCCCGACGAACCACCAGTGGCACGGCGGCGGCCCAACCTGGGACGGCATCGACTACGTGTAG